A single genomic interval of Panthera tigris isolate Pti1 chromosome E3, P.tigris_Pti1_mat1.1, whole genome shotgun sequence harbors:
- the ACHE gene encoding acetylcholinesterase isoform X6, with protein sequence MPNPPPRVPDPGQRQRACAFTPPQASPSAPPVSEGPAPVGWPVCGLRSLVWVPTLLTRGPTQSTPLGEGGEGGGPSVGQLREGIAPISGLIWVPCVHLSGCCVCVPVSVPSCFSLSACVLVSACLSPFLSQPAPPPLQLSDNPWVRVLPNQSPCSWQPPAFTLCLSFSQQSLPALAAMRPPWCPLYMPSLAAPILLLLLFLLGGGAEAEDPELLVTVRGGQLRGVRLMAPGGPVSAFLGIPFAEPPVGPRRFLPPEPKRPWPGVLDATAFQSVCYQYVDTLYPGFEGTEMWNPNRELSEDCLYLNVWTPYPRPASPTPVLVWIYGGGFYSGASSLDVYDGRFLAQAEGTVLVSMNYRVGAFGFLALPGSREAPGNVGLLDQRLALQWVQDNVATFGGDPMSVTLFGESAGAASVGMHLLSPPSRGLFHRAVLQSGAPNGPWATVGVGEARRRATLLARLVGCPPGGAGGNDTELVACLRTRPAQDLVDHEWHVLPQESVFRFSFVPVVDGDFLSDTPEALINAGDFHGLQTG encoded by the exons ATGCCCAACCCACCCCCCAGGGTCCCCGACCCTGGCCAACGCCAGAGAGCCTGCGCCTTCACGCCACCGCAAGCTTCCCCATCAGCGCCTCCCGTCAGTGAGGGCCCCGCCCCTGTCGGGTGGCCTGTGTGTGGACTGCGGTCTCTGGTGTGGGTGCCCACACTGCTCACGCGGGGCCCAACGCAGTCCACCCCGTtgggggaaggaggtgagggtGGTGGGCCCTCTGTGGGGCAGCTTCGGGAAGGTATTGCCCCCATCTCTGGCCTCATCTGGGTTCCCTGCGTTCATCTGTCTGGGTGTTGTGTCTGTGTGcctgtctctgtcccctcttGCTTCTCCCTGTCTGCCTGTGTCcttgtctctgcctgtctctctccatttctctcccaacCTGCCCCACCTCCTCTGCAGCTCAGTGATAACCCCTGGGTAAGAGTGTTACCTAATCAATCTCCTTGCTCCTGGCAGCCTCCGGCCTTcaccctctgcctttctttctcccagCAGAGCCTGCCTGCCCTGGCAGCCATGAGGCCCCCCTGGTGTCCCCTGTACATGCCCTCCCTGGCTGCCCcaatccttctcctcctcctcttcctcctgggaggaggggcagaggctgaggaCCCAGAGCTGCTGGTGACGGTCCGTGGGGGCCAGCTGCGGGGTGTCCGCCTAATGGCCCCTGGAGGCCCTGTCTCTGCTTTTCTGGGCATCCCCTTCGCAGAGCCACCTGTGGGCCCCCGTCGCTTTCTGCCACCGGAGCCCAAGCGGCCCTGGCCAGGGGTGCTGGACGCCACAGCCTTCCAAAGTGTCTGCTACCAATATGTGGACACCTTGTACCCTGGCTTCGAGGGCACCGAGATGTGGAACCCCAACCGCGAGCTGAGTGAGGACTGTCTCTACCTCAACGTATGGACACCATACCCCCGGCCTGcgtcccccacccctgtcctcgTCTGGATCTACGGGGGTGGCTTCTACAGTGGGGCCTCCTCCCTGGACGTGTATGATGGCCGCTTCCTGGCCCAGGCTGAGGGGACCGTGCTGGTGTCCATGAACTACCGGGTAGGAGCCTTTGGCTTCTTGGCCCTACCAGGGAGCCGGGAGGCCCCAGGCAACGTGGGTCTACTGGACCAGAGGCTGGCACTGCAGTGGGTACAGGACAACGTGGCAACCTTCGGAGGAGACCCAATGTCAGTGACTCTGTTTGGGGAAAGCGCTGGTGCCGCCTCGGTGGGCATGCACCTGCTGTCGCCTCCCAGCCGGGGCCTGTTCCACAGGGCTGTGCTACAGAGTGGTGCACCCAATGGCCCCTGGGCCACAGTGGGTGTGGGAGAGGCCCGCCGCAGGGCCACACTGCTGGCACGCCTCGTAGGCTGTCCCCCCGGCGGTGCCGGTGGCAATGACACAGAGCTGGTCGCCTGCTTGAGGACACGGCCAGCTCAGGATCTGGTGGACCACGAGTGGCACGTGCTGCCTCAGGAAAGTGTCTTCCGCTTCTCCTTCGTGCCCGTGGTGGATGGAGACTTCCTCAGTGACACACCCGAGGCCCTCATCAATGCTGGAGACTTCCACGGCCTGCAG ACTGGCTGA